A section of the Streptomyces sp. CG1 genome encodes:
- the mshD gene encoding mycothiol synthase has translation MSSDDTVRAFPARSIETHSALTPDRAEAVLALLAEAAGVDGQQPVSEQGRLQLRGGAREGVSHLLLTVGDELVGYAQLEDTDPVEAPAAELVVHPAHRGHGHGRALGAALLAASGKRLRVWAHGGHPAARHLAQVLGLTLFRELRQMRRPLSDLNLPDPVLPEGVTVRTFVPGKDDTAWLAVNAAAFAHHPEQGSLTQRDLDDRKAESWFDPSGFFLAERRGELIGFHWTKVHAEEGLGEVYVLGVRPGEQGGGLGKSLTTIGLRHLADQQLPTAMLYVDADNQAAVSVYERLGFTTYETDLMYRTET, from the coding sequence ATGAGCAGCGACGACACCGTACGGGCCTTCCCCGCCCGCTCCATCGAGACCCACTCCGCGCTCACCCCGGACCGGGCCGAGGCCGTGCTGGCCCTGCTCGCCGAGGCTGCCGGGGTCGACGGGCAGCAGCCGGTGTCCGAGCAGGGCCGGCTGCAGCTGCGCGGGGGTGCCCGCGAGGGCGTCTCGCATCTGCTGCTGACCGTCGGTGACGAACTCGTCGGCTACGCCCAGCTGGAGGACACCGACCCGGTGGAGGCACCGGCCGCCGAACTCGTCGTCCACCCCGCGCATCGCGGGCACGGGCACGGCCGGGCGCTCGGCGCGGCGCTGCTCGCCGCCTCCGGCAAGCGGCTGCGGGTGTGGGCGCACGGCGGGCATCCGGCCGCCCGGCATCTCGCCCAGGTGCTCGGCCTGACCCTGTTCCGCGAACTGCGGCAGATGCGGCGCCCGTTGAGCGATCTGAACCTGCCCGACCCTGTACTGCCGGAGGGCGTGACGGTGCGCACCTTCGTGCCCGGCAAGGACGACACGGCCTGGCTCGCGGTCAACGCGGCCGCCTTCGCCCATCACCCGGAACAGGGCTCACTGACCCAGCGGGACCTCGACGACCGCAAGGCCGAGTCGTGGTTCGACCCGTCCGGGTTCTTCCTCGCCGAGCGGCGCGGGGAGTTGATCGGCTTCCACTGGACCAAAGTGCACGCCGAGGAGGGCCTCGGCGAGGTCTACGTCCTCGGCGTCCGCCCCGGCGAGCAGGGCGGCGGCCTCGGCAAGTCCCTCACCACGATCGGGCTGCGCCATCTGGCCGACCAGCAGCTCCCGACCGCGATGCTCTACGTCGACGCCGACAACCAGGCGGCCGTGTCGGTGTACGAACGACTGGGCTTCACCACGTACGAGACGGACTTGATGTACCGCACGGAGACGTGA
- a CDS encoding GntR family transcriptional regulator, whose amino-acid sequence MVEYRIDRHSGVATYVQLVQQTKQALRLGLLHPGDKLPTAREVVEATAINPNTVLKAYRELEREGLVEARRGLGTFVRRSLGAAPADSPLRAELEEWALRARTAGLERDDVAALFTAVLDTHFQGERS is encoded by the coding sequence ATGGTCGAGTACCGCATCGACCGGCACAGCGGGGTCGCCACTTACGTCCAGCTCGTCCAGCAGACCAAACAGGCCCTGCGCCTCGGCCTGCTGCACCCCGGCGACAAGCTGCCCACGGCCCGCGAGGTCGTGGAGGCCACCGCGATCAACCCCAACACCGTCCTGAAGGCCTACCGGGAGCTGGAGCGGGAGGGGCTGGTGGAGGCCCGGCGCGGCCTCGGCACCTTCGTCCGGCGCTCGCTGGGCGCCGCCCCGGCCGACTCCCCGCTGCGGGCCGAACTGGAGGAGTGGGCCCTGCGAGCCCGCACGGCCGGCCTGGAGCGGGACGACGTGGCCGCGCTCTTCACTGCCGTACTCGACACGCACTTCCAGGGAGAACGTTCATGA
- a CDS encoding ABC transporter ATP-binding protein, producing MSDTAIEASGLGKRFGRRGGWALRECAFRLPAGRVCAVVGPNGAGKSTVLALAAGLVPPTEGRIKVLGTGPAAARPRVGYVAQDKPLYPQLTVAEILRMGADLNPGYWNAAIAEHVVAGGDLDPKARIRSLSGGQRTRVALALALGKRPALLLLDEPMADLDPLARHELMGALMAEAAQYGTTIVMSSHVVAELEDSCDHLLLVGDGRIRLAGEIDELLAAHLRVSGAADSADLGAHAVVESRVTGRQRTALIRPAGPLPAGWRASAPSLEELVLAHLRNPEAPSLTTAPAVPEESAA from the coding sequence ATGAGCGACACGGCGATCGAGGCGAGCGGCCTCGGCAAGCGCTTCGGGCGCCGGGGAGGCTGGGCGCTGCGCGAGTGTGCCTTCCGGCTGCCCGCCGGGCGGGTGTGCGCCGTCGTCGGGCCCAACGGCGCCGGCAAGTCGACGGTACTGGCTCTCGCGGCCGGGCTGGTTCCGCCCACCGAGGGGCGGATCAAGGTGCTCGGCACCGGCCCGGCCGCGGCCCGCCCGCGGGTCGGCTACGTCGCCCAGGACAAGCCTCTCTACCCGCAGCTCACCGTCGCCGAGATCCTGCGCATGGGCGCCGACCTCAACCCCGGGTACTGGAACGCGGCTATCGCCGAACACGTCGTCGCGGGCGGCGACCTGGACCCGAAGGCCCGCATCCGCTCCCTCTCCGGCGGTCAGCGCACCCGGGTCGCGCTCGCCCTCGCCCTCGGCAAGCGGCCCGCACTGCTGCTCCTGGACGAGCCGATGGCCGACCTCGACCCCCTGGCCCGGCACGAACTGATGGGCGCGCTGATGGCGGAGGCCGCCCAGTACGGCACCACGATCGTGATGTCCTCGCACGTGGTCGCCGAGCTGGAGGACTCCTGCGATCATCTGCTGCTGGTCGGCGACGGCCGGATCCGGCTGGCCGGCGAGATCGACGAACTGCTCGCCGCCCATCTGCGCGTGTCAGGCGCCGCCGACTCCGCCGACCTCGGCGCGCACGCCGTGGTCGAGTCCCGGGTCACCGGCCGCCAGCGCACCGCCCTGATCCGCCCCGCCGGACCGCTCCCCGCGGGCTGGCGCGCCTCGGCGCCCTCGCTGGAGGAACTGGTCCTCGCCCACCTGCGCAATCCCGAGGCGCCCAGCCTCACCACCGCTCCTGCCGTCCCCGAGGAGAGTGCCGCGTGA
- a CDS encoding ABC transporter permease produces MTTAPTALRPRTARWLLRLHRPALYGFAGLIVVVAGVQIALAGPFADAAATAWRQFDACTSGICSYDQAAVLRYKDYYDYATYAVDALPFLVAAWAGAALTGRELESGTAGLNWVQGISPARWLTVRLAVPAVLAALGGCLLFWLHHRAWAAGRGRIDSAKGWYDLATFHANGPTVVALTLTGLAAGALAGLLLRRTLPALVLGVAITGGVAALAQRLMPHLWPTVTQVTSLEQGGTGSGIVIEQGLVAKSGAHLPLPHCYSEATCDAALAKASGYYSVYHPYAHYWPLQLTTTALILTVTGLLTLACYLVLRHRTGALRPAEPAAEAKGVLVNA; encoded by the coding sequence GTGACCACCGCCCCGACCGCCCTCCGCCCCCGCACGGCCCGCTGGCTGCTGCGACTGCACCGCCCCGCGCTGTACGGCTTCGCCGGTCTGATCGTCGTGGTGGCCGGAGTGCAGATCGCCCTGGCCGGCCCGTTCGCCGACGCGGCTGCCACGGCCTGGCGGCAGTTCGACGCCTGCACCTCGGGCATATGTTCGTACGACCAGGCCGCTGTCCTGCGCTACAAGGACTACTACGACTACGCGACCTACGCCGTGGACGCGCTGCCCTTCCTGGTGGCCGCCTGGGCCGGTGCCGCCCTGACCGGCCGGGAGCTGGAGAGCGGCACCGCCGGGCTGAACTGGGTCCAGGGCATCTCCCCGGCCCGCTGGCTCACCGTCCGGCTGGCCGTCCCCGCGGTCCTCGCGGCCCTCGGCGGCTGTCTGCTGTTCTGGCTGCACCACCGCGCCTGGGCGGCGGGCCGGGGGCGCATCGACAGCGCCAAGGGCTGGTACGACCTGGCGACCTTTCACGCCAACGGCCCCACCGTCGTCGCCCTGACCCTCACCGGGCTCGCCGCGGGCGCCCTGGCGGGCCTGCTGCTGCGCCGTACGCTGCCCGCGCTGGTCCTCGGCGTGGCGATCACCGGTGGTGTCGCGGCCCTGGCCCAGCGGCTGATGCCGCACCTGTGGCCGACGGTCACCCAGGTCACCTCGCTCGAGCAGGGCGGCACCGGCTCGGGCATCGTGATCGAGCAGGGCCTGGTGGCCAAGTCCGGCGCCCACCTGCCGCTGCCGCACTGCTACAGCGAGGCGACGTGCGACGCGGCCCTCGCGAAGGCCTCCGGCTACTACAGCGTCTACCACCCCTACGCCCACTACTGGCCGCTCCAGCTCACCACGACCGCGCTGATCCTGACCGTCACGGGGTTGCTGACACTCGCCTGCTACCTGGTACTGCGCCACCGGACCGGCGCACTGCGGCCGGCCGAACCGGCCGCGGAAGCCAAGGGTGTGCTGGTGAACGCCTAA